A region from the Vibrio navarrensis genome encodes:
- a CDS encoding SGNH/GDSL hydrolase family protein, giving the protein MKKMTILLGALFPLASAVAAEPALSPESITTAQVVSTQNKQTYTYVRCWYRTGNSHNDSATDWQWAQNPDGSYYTLNGYWWSSVSFKNMFYTNTSQNVIKQRCEETLGVNHENADITFFAADNRWSYNHTIWSNDPVMQADQINKMVAFGDSLSDTGNIFNASMWRFPNPNTWFLGHFSNGFVWTEYIAQEKKLPLYNWAVGGAAGSNQYIALTGVGDQVSSYLTYAKMAKNYKLANTLFTLEFGLNDFMNYNREVADVQADFASALARLTDAGAQNIMLMTLPDATKAPQFKYSTADEIAKVRVKILEFNEFIKAQVALYILQGYNITLYDTYTLFEQLTTNPQQHGFVNASDACLNINRSSATDYLYSHSLTSECTAHSSDKYVFWDVTHPTTAVYKYIADKMLEPGTGMQRFAF; this is encoded by the coding sequence ATGAAAAAGATGACAATACTGCTGGGGGCTCTGTTCCCCCTCGCTTCTGCAGTGGCTGCTGAGCCAGCGCTCTCTCCTGAATCCATAACGACTGCGCAAGTGGTCAGTACCCAAAACAAACAAACCTACACCTATGTTCGCTGCTGGTATCGCACCGGAAACTCTCATAACGATTCGGCAACGGATTGGCAATGGGCACAAAATCCCGATGGGAGCTACTACACCCTCAATGGCTATTGGTGGAGCTCGGTCTCTTTTAAAAACATGTTTTACACCAATACCTCGCAAAACGTGATTAAGCAGCGTTGTGAAGAGACGCTCGGTGTGAACCATGAAAACGCCGACATCACTTTCTTTGCTGCCGACAATCGTTGGTCGTACAACCACACGATTTGGAGCAATGATCCGGTGATGCAAGCCGATCAAATCAACAAGATGGTCGCATTTGGTGATAGCTTGTCGGATACCGGCAACATCTTCAATGCCTCAATGTGGCGCTTCCCCAACCCTAATACTTGGTTCCTCGGCCACTTCTCCAACGGTTTTGTCTGGACGGAATACATCGCCCAAGAGAAAAAACTGCCGCTGTACAACTGGGCCGTGGGCGGCGCGGCAGGCTCGAATCAATACATCGCGCTGACTGGGGTAGGGGATCAGGTCTCTTCTTATCTGACCTACGCCAAAATGGCGAAAAACTACAAGCTAGCCAACACCTTGTTTACGCTTGAGTTTGGCTTGAATGATTTCATGAACTACAACCGTGAAGTGGCCGACGTGCAAGCGGACTTCGCCAGCGCGTTAGCTCGCCTTACCGATGCCGGTGCACAAAACATCATGTTGATGACGTTGCCAGATGCGACCAAAGCGCCGCAGTTCAAATACTCGACCGCCGATGAAATTGCCAAAGTGCGCGTGAAGATCCTAGAATTTAACGAGTTCATCAAAGCGCAAGTGGCACTATACATCCTGCAAGGCTACAACATCACCCTGTACGATACTTACACCCTGTTTGAACAGTTGACTACCAACCCGCAACAGCATGGCTTTGTTAACGCCAGCGACGCGTGTTTGAACATCAACCGTTCGTCGGCGACGGATTATCTCTACAGCCATAGCTTGACCAGCGAGTGCACAGCACACAGCTCAGACAAATACGTCTTCTGGGATGTCACTCACCCAACCACCGCAGTGTACAAATACATCGCAGACAAGATGCTCGAACCGGGCACAGGTATGCAGCGTTTTGCCTTTTAA
- a CDS encoding SRPBCC family protein: MLTLNYHIEIDATPEKVWQVLTDLELYKQWATAFSPQSQFSGDWREGEDIKFFDPEMGGTRAVIDAIEPSRNIELHHVAIFNPDHVQDIDSDVACKWIGSKERYQLRPKEGKLLLMVTITTHSDFVSMFNHGWERALPLIKVLSER, encoded by the coding sequence ATGTTGACCTTGAATTATCATATTGAGATAGACGCAACACCGGAAAAGGTGTGGCAGGTGTTGACCGATCTGGAACTGTACAAACAGTGGGCAACCGCTTTCTCACCGCAATCGCAATTCTCTGGTGATTGGCGCGAAGGTGAAGACATCAAATTTTTTGACCCCGAAATGGGCGGGACCCGAGCCGTCATCGATGCCATTGAACCCAGCCGCAATATCGAGCTTCACCATGTGGCGATTTTCAATCCAGATCATGTGCAAGATATCGACAGTGATGTCGCCTGCAAATGGATTGGCTCCAAAGAGCGTTATCAACTGCGCCCCAAAGAGGGCAAACTACTGCTAATGGTGACCATCACCACCCACAGTGACTTTGTCTCCATGTTCAATCACGGTTGGGAAAGGGCGTTGCCGCTGATTAAAGTACTCAGTGAACGCTAG
- a CDS encoding LysR family transcriptional regulator, producing MVNPKLIALLPDLASFILVVNEGSFTAAAKKLGVTPSALSKLITRLEQALKVKLFERTTRKLIITQAGQKVYDQSVAMVNAAQQAIEVSEAEHCEPSGALTVAAPEAFLNSVLQPFVVPFLTRYPHIQLKLRAADGEIDLFRDGIDLAFKLTDKPDENLVLKEMSKTRLVLCASPDYLKRRGTPHHPTELVQHDCLYLAENDKDNLWSFSKEEELHSVAVSGCYAVNHSQMRLNGVKQGLGIGIFHDFVIREARERGEVVEVLSDWMIKSNYHGAIAMQYPQSKYMPARLRVFIDFVNENLVF from the coding sequence ATGGTTAATCCGAAACTCATCGCTTTACTGCCTGATCTCGCCAGCTTTATTTTGGTCGTCAACGAAGGGAGCTTCACCGCGGCGGCCAAAAAACTCGGCGTCACGCCTTCGGCGCTGAGCAAACTCATTACCCGTCTTGAACAGGCCTTAAAGGTGAAGCTCTTTGAACGCACCACGCGCAAGTTGATCATCACGCAAGCTGGGCAAAAGGTTTATGACCAAAGCGTTGCGATGGTGAATGCGGCGCAGCAGGCGATTGAAGTCTCGGAAGCTGAGCACTGCGAACCTTCTGGCGCGTTAACCGTTGCCGCACCCGAAGCGTTTCTTAATTCGGTATTACAGCCGTTTGTGGTGCCGTTTTTGACTCGCTATCCGCACATCCAACTTAAGCTGCGCGCCGCAGACGGAGAGATTGATCTGTTCCGCGATGGTATCGATCTGGCGTTTAAACTCACGGACAAACCCGATGAAAACTTAGTGCTCAAAGAGATGAGCAAAACCCGTTTAGTGCTGTGCGCCTCGCCAGATTACCTCAAGCGCAGAGGAACCCCGCATCACCCGACTGAACTAGTGCAACACGATTGCCTGTATCTGGCGGAAAACGACAAAGACAATCTCTGGTCGTTCTCCAAAGAGGAAGAGTTGCACTCCGTCGCGGTGTCCGGCTGCTATGCCGTCAACCACTCGCAGATGCGCCTTAACGGCGTCAAGCAAGGGCTTGGCATTGGCATCTTCCATGATTTTGTCATCCGCGAAGCACGAGAGCGTGGCGAAGTGGTGGAAGTGCTGTCTGATTGGATGATCAAAAGTAACTACCATGGCGCGATCGCCATGCAATACCCACAAAGCAAGTACATGCCCGCAAGACTGAGGGTGTTTATTGATTTTGTGAATGAAAACTTGGTGTTTTAA
- a CDS encoding HD domain-containing phosphohydrolase, which produces MKKQRYPLSIHITSLFLVLTTIIGIVLISISYNHSQALLSKSAEGISLEHAHKLESSYQTSVSPVLTTLNFMAESAFLDEQNDAARLAPWLKSLALIFNQNPNLVALYHASESGIFTQYRMLTSEMMRTRFDAPEGAYFLINTTHVDGRNEFVYLDQDFQQVDYRLQNDNQFDPRVRPWFVNSEPDGQIRLTQPYFFYFLQTNGVTLSRRSADGQHVIGADFTLSNLSNQMEALAFAPRTKLALLDAEGRLLAQHQLETEDKTGQDLQQSKTFSTLFAPLLDNIGQGNTRFQTQQYQGDEWSLTMTPVYLTDRVQLTLAEATPTNELLSDLISMRDKQVVTAILMLFICFAIVWVVANRLSRPLQNLILLTDNIARFDFKRTRYPQSMIKEVMNLTNSIELMEHTLHDLLRLLRDTASNQDFDLLAKTIAHQAYLVTKAETIMLYIQSDEEKKLSTAANHAIIPLKIDINEFINETPWMMAQLKEGETIHLDRTSNALKRHHDTIFNTDIFFFPLLNREKSLVGIVTIGYERTPTDAQMDKHAFLRELLSFAQIAKDNIDQMQQQKEMLNAFIELIASAIDTKSPYTGGHCQRVPQLVNWLTEEIHRDKKYFPNFSVNNKQWEEIKLAAWLHDCGKVTTPEYVVDKATKLETIYDRIHEIRMRFEVLKLQEEVSYWQALYNGVEAAQAKQTLDEKHRQLDEEFAFVARCNVGSEDMAQQDVERLRRIAQREWKRTLDDQLGVSWIEQKRHTSKPSLPVMEPLLADKPVHMIPWEQGGHPSQNWQQPYVLKPGNCKYNRGELHNLTIRYGTLNDEERFIINDHIIQTQVMLNRLPYPEHLKNIPEIAGGHHERMDGKGYPLGLSEEQLSIPARVMAVADVFEALTSNDRPYKKGKSLAESLEIMTNMATSGHIDPKIYLLFLLREVDQKYAKTFVNPKQFSEVDRNTHIERVKNYLRNQF; this is translated from the coding sequence ATGAAAAAACAACGCTACCCGCTGAGCATACATATTACGAGTCTGTTTCTCGTTTTAACCACTATCATCGGTATTGTGTTGATTTCCATCAGTTATAACCATTCACAAGCGTTGCTCAGCAAAAGCGCCGAAGGCATCAGCCTTGAACACGCACACAAATTGGAATCGTCCTACCAAACGTCGGTGAGCCCGGTGCTGACCACGCTCAATTTCATGGCAGAAAGTGCGTTTTTGGATGAGCAGAATGATGCCGCTAGATTGGCGCCTTGGCTCAAATCACTGGCGTTGATCTTTAACCAAAACCCCAATTTGGTCGCACTTTATCATGCCTCGGAAAGTGGCATATTCACCCAGTATCGAATGCTCACTTCCGAGATGATGAGAACCCGCTTTGACGCGCCAGAGGGGGCTTATTTCTTAATTAACACCACGCACGTCGATGGTCGCAACGAGTTTGTCTATCTCGACCAAGATTTTCAACAAGTCGACTATCGGTTACAAAACGACAATCAATTTGACCCAAGAGTTCGACCTTGGTTTGTCAATTCAGAGCCCGATGGGCAGATTCGGCTGACTCAGCCATATTTTTTTTACTTTTTGCAGACCAATGGCGTGACATTGTCACGTAGATCAGCCGACGGACAACACGTTATCGGTGCCGATTTTACCCTGTCTAATCTTTCTAACCAGATGGAGGCGCTCGCCTTTGCGCCACGCACAAAATTAGCCTTGCTCGATGCTGAAGGTCGCCTGTTGGCGCAGCATCAGTTAGAAACTGAGGATAAGACAGGACAGGATTTACAACAAAGTAAGACGTTTTCTACCTTATTTGCGCCTCTGCTTGACAATATTGGTCAGGGAAATACGCGCTTCCAAACTCAGCAATATCAGGGCGATGAGTGGTCACTCACCATGACGCCTGTCTACCTGACTGACAGAGTGCAGTTGACGCTCGCCGAGGCGACGCCAACCAACGAACTGCTCAGCGATTTGATTTCTATGCGTGATAAGCAGGTCGTCACGGCTATTCTGATGCTGTTTATCTGTTTTGCCATTGTCTGGGTGGTGGCGAATCGTCTCTCTAGACCACTGCAAAATTTAATCTTACTTACTGACAACATCGCCCGTTTTGATTTCAAACGCACGCGCTACCCACAGAGCATGATTAAAGAGGTGATGAACCTAACCAACTCCATCGAGTTGATGGAACATACTCTGCACGATCTACTGCGTTTATTGCGAGATACCGCCAGCAATCAAGATTTTGACCTGCTAGCGAAAACCATCGCCCATCAAGCCTATTTGGTGACCAAAGCAGAAACCATCATGCTTTACATCCAATCCGACGAAGAGAAGAAACTGAGCACAGCGGCGAATCACGCCATTATTCCGCTCAAAATCGACATCAATGAGTTCATCAACGAAACGCCCTGGATGATGGCGCAGTTGAAAGAGGGGGAAACCATTCACCTTGACCGTACCTCGAACGCGTTAAAACGCCATCACGATACCATTTTCAATACGGATATCTTCTTCTTCCCGTTACTCAACCGTGAAAAGTCACTGGTCGGGATTGTCACTATCGGTTACGAGCGCACTCCCACCGATGCGCAAATGGATAAACATGCTTTTTTACGCGAGCTGCTCAGTTTCGCGCAAATTGCTAAAGACAATATCGACCAGATGCAACAACAAAAAGAGATGCTCAACGCCTTTATCGAGCTGATTGCCTCTGCGATTGATACCAAATCCCCTTATACTGGCGGGCATTGTCAGCGCGTGCCACAACTGGTCAATTGGCTGACGGAAGAAATTCATCGAGACAAAAAATACTTCCCCAACTTTTCCGTCAATAACAAGCAGTGGGAAGAGATCAAACTGGCCGCTTGGCTGCATGACTGCGGCAAAGTGACCACCCCTGAATATGTGGTCGACAAAGCGACCAAGCTTGAGACGATTTACGATCGCATCCACGAAATCCGCATGCGCTTTGAAGTGCTGAAATTGCAAGAAGAAGTCAGCTACTGGCAAGCGCTCTACAATGGCGTAGAAGCGGCACAAGCCAAACAGACGCTAGACGAGAAACATCGCCAGTTGGATGAGGAGTTTGCTTTTGTCGCCCGGTGTAACGTGGGTAGCGAGGATATGGCGCAGCAAGATGTCGAGCGTCTGCGCAGGATCGCTCAACGCGAGTGGAAACGCACGCTAGATGATCAACTCGGCGTATCGTGGATAGAGCAAAAACGCCACACCAGCAAACCATCGCTACCCGTCATGGAGCCGTTGCTGGCCGACAAACCCGTGCATATGATTCCGTGGGAACAAGGTGGTCATCCGAGCCAGAACTGGCAACAGCCTTATGTGCTCAAACCCGGCAACTGTAAATACAATCGTGGTGAGTTACACAACCTCACCATACGTTATGGCACCTTGAATGATGAAGAGCGCTTTATCATCAACGATCACATCATTCAGACACAAGTCATGCTCAATCGCCTGCCGTATCCAGAGCATTTGAAAAATATTCCGGAAATTGCGGGCGGCCACCACGAGCGCATGGATGGCAAAGGCTATCCGCTTGGTTTAAGCGAAGAACAGTTATCGATTCCCGCAAGAGTGATGGCGGTTGCGGATGTGTTTGAGGCGTTAACCTCAAACGATCGCCCGTATAAAAAAGGCAAATCCTTAGCTGAGTCACTGGAAATTATGACTAATATGGCAACCTCCGGGCATATTGACCCAAAAATCTATCTGCTTTTTTTACTGCGCGAAGTGGATCAGAAATACGCGAAAACGTTTGTTAATCCAAAACAGTTCTCAGAGGTGGATCGAAATACTCATATTGAGCGAGTGAAGAATTATCTAAGAAATCAATTCTAA
- a CDS encoding MDR family MFS transporter, with protein MQEESLFQRERVRRFNFSVWTVLSGTLLARTSYFMAWPFLIVFLYQDYGASAAQIGGMLAGSAIVGALTGLYSGYLSDKFGRKWVMVCGSLVAAAAYSGIALASELWHFYVLILLAGLMRPMIEAPAKAVLGDNLADVKDRELAMNIRYFLLNLGGAIGPLLGVTIGLSSPQHLFYITGITYLLYTCWLFFGIERKQAFSKPDPSQLPNFRATLKVISRDAIFVKLMIANFLMMFVYAQLESSIPQVIVRSDIIDAAKIVAGLVLVNTMTIIVFQFPMLKWLEHVPLFARTRIGMILMALAQVGFMLTPADMPLGWGLACFVMSLGEVIAFPTLNVQIDRLAPAHLRGSYFGAAALYSLGFAVSPLIGGMMLDSLSSNWLFGLCFVLCLAMIWLYWLAEHHLECDVPQAVSAER; from the coding sequence ATGCAAGAAGAGAGTTTGTTTCAAAGAGAGCGTGTCAGGCGGTTTAATTTTTCGGTTTGGACGGTGCTCAGCGGCACTTTGTTGGCGCGAACCAGTTACTTTATGGCGTGGCCATTTCTGATTGTGTTCTTGTATCAAGACTACGGCGCGAGCGCGGCGCAAATTGGCGGCATGCTGGCAGGCTCGGCGATTGTTGGCGCCTTGACCGGCCTTTATTCGGGGTACTTGTCAGACAAATTTGGCCGAAAATGGGTGATGGTGTGCGGCAGCTTGGTTGCCGCAGCGGCGTATTCTGGCATCGCACTGGCGAGCGAGTTGTGGCACTTCTATGTCCTCATTTTACTGGCAGGCTTAATGCGGCCGATGATTGAAGCGCCCGCCAAAGCGGTGCTTGGCGATAACTTAGCCGATGTAAAAGATCGCGAACTGGCGATGAACATTCGCTATTTCTTACTCAATTTGGGCGGCGCGATTGGCCCACTGCTCGGGGTGACGATTGGGTTGAGCTCACCGCAGCATCTGTTTTACATCACGGGTATCACATATCTGCTCTACACCTGCTGGCTGTTTTTTGGCATTGAGCGCAAGCAGGCGTTTAGTAAGCCCGATCCCTCCCAACTGCCGAATTTTCGCGCCACCCTCAAAGTCATCAGCCGTGATGCGATTTTCGTTAAGCTGATGATCGCCAACTTCCTGATGATGTTTGTGTATGCGCAGTTGGAGTCGTCTATTCCGCAAGTGATTGTACGCTCCGACATCATCGACGCGGCGAAGATTGTCGCCGGTTTGGTTTTGGTCAACACCATGACGATCATCGTTTTTCAGTTTCCGATGTTGAAATGGCTGGAGCATGTGCCGCTGTTTGCGCGTACTCGCATCGGTATGATCTTAATGGCGTTGGCGCAGGTTGGCTTTATGCTCACGCCAGCCGATATGCCGCTCGGCTGGGGGCTGGCCTGCTTTGTCATGAGCCTTGGAGAAGTGATCGCCTTTCCAACCCTCAATGTGCAGATTGACCGTTTGGCACCTGCCCATTTACGCGGCTCCTACTTCGGCGCCGCAGCGCTCTATTCGCTCGGTTTTGCCGTGTCTCCGCTGATTGGCGGGATGATGCTTGATTCGTTGAGCTCCAACTGGCTGTTCGGGCTCTGTTTTGTGTTGTGTCTTGCTATGATCTGGCTCTACTGGTTGGCGGAACATCATTTAGAGTGTGATGTGCCGCAAGCGGTCAGTGCTGAAAGATAA
- a CDS encoding cytochrome b562: MKFGSILLGSALILSSFHGAANAAGVDLKQNMQQMKLEFRHAAEAQDINSMQAAVTQLQALVESSKRGIYPAEKDGVYQEGFNKLSVVLSKIDQELKQGDLQQAKQALREIDQLREEYHDKRNPSIWSKLFG; encoded by the coding sequence ATGAAGTTTGGTTCAATTTTGCTCGGCTCAGCACTGATTTTGTCTTCCTTCCACGGCGCAGCGAATGCGGCTGGAGTGGACTTAAAACAAAACATGCAACAGATGAAACTGGAGTTTCGTCATGCAGCAGAAGCGCAAGATATTAACAGCATGCAGGCGGCGGTGACGCAACTGCAAGCACTGGTTGAAAGCTCTAAGCGAGGCATCTACCCTGCCGAGAAAGATGGCGTTTACCAAGAAGGTTTTAACAAGCTGTCGGTAGTGCTGAGTAAAATCGATCAAGAGCTAAAGCAGGGCGATCTGCAACAAGCAAAACAAGCACTGCGTGAGATTGACCAGCTGCGCGAAGAGTATCACGACAAGCGTAACCCGAGTATCTGGAGCAAGCTGTTCGGCTAA
- a CDS encoding S8 family serine peptidase, with the protein MHYTTTKTKGIFSLSAIAVAITASASALAAPGIGFNEADLPTKYIVKFKDDLQTRSTMASNPFFGPNLVREAVLNQVNARQVEKLGRQALYSVEIDSNELTALQNNAEVEYVEIDPPRYLLSETTPWGYGAVNAQRLDDGSGGNRTVCIIDSGYDLNHNDLSGNRVNGSNDSGTGAWSDPGNNNAHGTHVAGTIAAIANGEGVKGIMPNQNVNLHIVKVFNESGWGYSSSLVKAIQTCADNGANVVNMSLGGSQSSRTEEAALKAIYDQGVLLIAAAGNSGNTAHSYPASYDSVVSVAAVDNHNDHAAFSQATNQVEVAAPGMAILSTVTVGEGILSDISLSGNRYFERGVVPHNRLIVSGSNYAPAPVAGSVTAPLASCDVSSGSYNCGDMSNKVCLTERIDNQTATLDPEIDAVKACYNAGAKAAIVYSNQALPGLQNPFVLDDNNRYRMVSVTVDRQLGLELANQVGSSVTVSTETGKDYEYYNGTSMATPHVTGVAALVWSYHPTCSAQQMRKALRATATDIDVAGRDNRTGYGLINADAAKAYLDAGCDGPTGPVDPDGNALENGVAKGPLSGDEKTSAVFTFDVPADATQASFNLSGGTGDADMYVRFNGTPTTSSYDCRSWQSGNGERCNLNVTRAGTYEVLVYGYAAYSGASLTATHNGSDEPTDGQTPSSYTNANAVAIPDNASVGVVSELNVLRSGDAGNVSVDLNISHTYIGDLKVTLISPTGGQVVLHNNSGGSANNIRTTLSADFTGYEAKGTWQLKVVDNAKQDTGTLNSWTLSFQ; encoded by the coding sequence ATGCACTACACAACAACAAAAACCAAAGGGATCTTTTCCCTGTCTGCTATCGCTGTAGCGATCACCGCATCAGCATCAGCGCTCGCTGCACCCGGTATTGGCTTCAACGAGGCAGACCTTCCAACCAAATACATAGTAAAGTTCAAAGACGACCTTCAAACGCGTTCGACCATGGCAAGCAACCCGTTTTTCGGCCCGAATTTGGTCCGAGAAGCGGTGCTTAACCAAGTCAACGCGCGCCAAGTGGAAAAGCTCGGTCGTCAAGCGCTGTACAGCGTTGAAATCGATAGCAACGAGCTTACTGCACTGCAAAACAACGCCGAAGTGGAATACGTGGAAATTGACCCGCCGCGCTATCTGCTGAGTGAAACCACCCCATGGGGCTACGGCGCGGTAAACGCGCAGCGACTGGATGACGGCAGCGGAGGCAACCGCACTGTGTGTATCATCGACTCCGGCTACGATCTCAATCACAACGATTTGAGTGGTAACCGCGTCAATGGCAGCAACGACAGTGGCACTGGCGCGTGGAGCGATCCGGGCAACAATAACGCCCACGGCACTCACGTGGCAGGCACCATCGCGGCCATTGCTAACGGCGAAGGAGTGAAAGGGATCATGCCGAATCAGAACGTCAATCTGCACATCGTTAAGGTGTTTAACGAGTCGGGTTGGGGTTACTCTTCCAGCTTGGTCAAAGCGATTCAAACCTGTGCCGATAATGGTGCTAATGTCGTTAACATGAGCTTAGGTGGCAGCCAGTCCAGCCGCACGGAAGAGGCCGCACTGAAAGCGATTTACGATCAAGGCGTGTTGCTGATTGCCGCCGCCGGTAACTCGGGCAACACCGCGCACAGCTATCCGGCCTCTTACGACTCGGTGGTTTCAGTGGCGGCGGTGGACAACCACAACGATCACGCGGCATTTTCTCAGGCGACAAACCAAGTTGAAGTTGCCGCGCCGGGCATGGCCATTTTGTCGACCGTAACGGTAGGCGAAGGGATTTTGTCGGACATTTCACTCTCTGGTAACCGCTACTTTGAGCGTGGGGTCGTACCGCACAACCGTTTGATCGTCAGCGGAAGCAATTACGCGCCAGCACCAGTTGCAGGCAGTGTCACCGCGCCACTGGCAAGTTGTGATGTCTCTTCAGGCAGCTACAACTGTGGCGATATGAGCAATAAAGTCTGTCTCACCGAACGTATTGACAACCAAACCGCGACGCTCGATCCGGAAATCGATGCGGTCAAAGCCTGTTACAACGCTGGCGCGAAAGCGGCGATTGTTTACAGTAACCAAGCGCTACCGGGCCTGCAAAACCCGTTTGTACTGGATGACAACAACCGCTACCGCATGGTGTCGGTGACGGTCGACCGTCAGCTTGGTTTGGAACTGGCTAACCAAGTCGGGAGCAGCGTCACTGTGTCCACCGAAACGGGCAAAGATTACGAGTACTACAACGGCACCTCGATGGCAACCCCACACGTTACCGGCGTTGCCGCGCTGGTGTGGAGTTACCATCCAACCTGCAGCGCGCAGCAAATGCGTAAAGCGCTTCGCGCTACCGCCACCGACATCGACGTTGCTGGCCGCGATAACCGTACTGGCTATGGCTTGATCAATGCCGATGCGGCGAAAGCGTATCTGGACGCAGGCTGTGACGGCCCAACAGGACCTGTCGATCCTGATGGAAACGCGCTGGAAAACGGCGTAGCCAAAGGCCCACTCTCTGGTGATGAGAAAACCAGTGCCGTGTTTACTTTTGACGTTCCAGCCGATGCCACTCAAGCCAGCTTTAACTTAAGCGGCGGCACGGGCGATGCGGATATGTATGTGCGCTTTAACGGCACGCCGACCACCAGCAGCTACGATTGTCGCTCTTGGCAAAGTGGCAACGGTGAACGCTGTAATCTTAATGTCACCCGAGCGGGTACCTATGAAGTGCTGGTCTATGGTTACGCGGCTTATTCCGGCGCTTCGTTAACCGCTACGCATAACGGCAGCGATGAACCGACGGACGGCCAAACGCCTTCGAGCTACACCAATGCCAACGCGGTGGCGATCCCTGATAACGCATCGGTAGGCGTGGTGAGTGAGCTTAATGTGCTGCGCAGCGGCGATGCGGGTAACGTGAGCGTGGATCTGAACATCAGCCATACTTATATCGGCGATCTCAAGGTCACTTTGATCTCCCCAACGGGCGGCCAAGTGGTTCTACACAATAACAGCGGCGGTTCTGCCAACAACATTCGCACCACGCTATCGGCCGATTTTACTGGCTATGAGGCGAAGGGAACTTGGCAACTTAAAGTGGTCGACAACGCCAAACAAGACACGGGTACCCTCAACAGCTGGACCCTGTCATTTCAATAA
- a CDS encoding phosphatase — protein MELKIDTHTHTYASGHAYSTLIENAQCAKENGLAMFCSTDHAESMPGAPHYWFFSNQRVLPRFIHDVAILRGVEANILNTEGEIDIPLSVDPNLDWVIASFHEPVFVPSSKEAHTQALINVIKNGRVDALGHLGNPHFDFDFTAVLQCAKEYDVAIEINNSTLRGHSRVGSVERCYEIARVGKAIGVYFTTGSDAHFCQDVGKLDLASELLDKVGIESTQVITHSAKQFLAFLALRGRGEIAEFAHLSL, from the coding sequence ATGGAACTGAAGATTGATACGCACACCCACACTTACGCCAGTGGTCATGCTTACAGCACACTGATTGAAAACGCACAATGTGCTAAAGAAAATGGCTTAGCCATGTTTTGCAGCACCGATCATGCGGAATCGATGCCGGGAGCGCCACACTATTGGTTTTTCTCCAACCAGCGTGTGTTGCCGCGTTTTATCCACGACGTCGCGATTCTTCGAGGTGTCGAAGCGAACATCTTAAACACCGAAGGCGAAATTGATATTCCGCTCAGTGTGGACCCCAATCTGGATTGGGTGATCGCCAGTTTTCACGAGCCCGTGTTTGTCCCTTCAAGCAAAGAAGCCCATACCCAAGCTTTGATCAATGTAATCAAAAATGGCCGCGTCGATGCACTCGGCCATCTGGGTAATCCGCACTTTGATTTTGATTTCACCGCCGTGCTGCAATGCGCCAAAGAGTATGACGTGGCGATTGAGATCAACAACTCCACTTTACGTGGCCACAGCCGAGTGGGCAGTGTCGAGCGCTGTTACGAAATCGCCCGAGTCGGCAAAGCCATTGGCGTCTATTTCACGACCGGAAGCGATGCCCATTTTTGTCAAGATGTCGGAAAACTCGATCTGGCTAGTGAGCTGCTGGATAAGGTTGGCATTGAATCCACTCAGGTGATCACGCATTCTGCCAAGCAGTTTCTCGCCTTTCTTGCGCTGCGTGGTCGAGGAGAGATTGCCGAATTTGCCCATTTGAGTCTGTGA